TGTTGTCACCAACTGTAATTATGAGGCTCAGTATTttaaatagggtaaattataatctaactatttgtgttataaaaataggcaaacaatctcttataaaaaataaaataatacctTATCTTTATGTttcttatcaaaatataataatttatttctttatgttttaaaaaattaaagcaatttgcttttttatgtagggaggtaaattgtttcatttttttaaatatatatggatgaattgttatttatttctcaggaaataatttattaagtttcaATGTCACACaagaataaattgctattcaccttttacatatatatatatatatagtagtatTCATAGTCTGCTTTTTTCCTGTCGCCAAACAACCTCAAGATATTATGAGGTTCTTGTcttgtaattacataaaattttcacaaagaaaaagaagcatcaTGAGatacatttttcatattaataataatgaattaacaAACAGAATGATAGCAAAAATAGGTAAATTTGTGATAGAataattgtgtgtgtgtgtgtgtaggctTTTGTTAGTGCTCCCAATAATGGGGGTCtgaaaaaattttcaaccCCTCACATTTTAGGGCATTGTGAATTgatttgagagagagagagagagagagagagagagagagagagagagagagagagagagagagagagagagaggagagagagagagagagagagagagagagagaggtgatGAAAGCTGAAAAAATGAGGATGAAAAGGCAACATTGGTGTGAAGTTGGAGTTTGGTGCCATTGATAAGTCAATTTGTAGCAACAGTTCTCCAAAATACTCATCAATAGCTTCTttcattattcaaaataaggtaaattataatgaattcctctgaattttaaattctttcaaatatttttcgacattttatatgaatttttttaagaggTTGTAAGCTCACCGAAGCACCGTCTTAatcttaaatttgaatttaaaaatatctataaaatattataaaactgatggaaaaatattaatatttgagtcAAACTATGCATAGTGGTATAATAACATTTGCACTTAGTCtttgtaaatttaaagaaaagaagaatatagCATTGTGGCATTATAAGTTTGATGATCTTTAGGTACACCTATTTTGGGCACTTGGTACAATTTAGGGGAAAAAATGGGAGAAAAGCAGATTGACTTATGAAAAGTGTGTGACCTCTCTGAACTCAAAACTTAATCCCAATAAAAGAAGGATAATtcattcctttcttttttagatttagtgtaattatacgtaaacatcttatgatttaaaaaattatatttagcactcttgaggtttgctctgtttaataaataagtctattcgttagtcaaaattcaccctatttactaatattaacaaaaaaattgaagaaaaatttatatttaccctcgattgacttattactgatttattgtaggttagataaatttttgtatgatcaaattacccttgGACGTCTTAATACacgtgaggaggtatattttcaccgttataagggtagtttacttgaaattttttttgtacctGTGCAATAAaccagtaataagtcaatcgagggtaaatattaattttcattgagtgttttttttttcgttaatatcaacaaattcagttaaGTGTTGACTAATAgaagaacttatttgttagacggaagcaagcCTTATAAGTGTTAGTGTAATTTCCTAAACTACAAGaggtttaagtataattatacaaaacttaaaaaaattggagtgtaattatcccatacaAGAATTGTCAAAAGTGATTAATTTAAGCGATGCAAAGGGGGGTTTCTGAACAAAGTTTGTGTCCACATgcataaacacacacacacacatgtgtgtgtgttgatGTGGGCTTCTATACTTTGATATAAccgaatttttttatacaaatcagATATGATCAAATCAAGTCATTTGTATAGCACATTTATCGTCTTAAATTATACACTAATCAcatgataaatgtattatatttgttatataattacttcAGATCGACTATATCTTATTTGTGTTAGAATTTTGGGTGATGTAACATGCATATTTGTGAAGTTGACTTGCATGTTGGTAATGCATTTCATCATCATTGTAGCAGGGTATTGGGTGGGTGGTGGGTGGGTGGGTAGCACTAGAGGCAAACACCTTTCATGGCCACTTCTGCTTATAAAAAGCTGTATTCTCCTCCATTCCTTCCCTCCTAAACCATAGTTTGAACTTTCAGCTTATTTTAAGCTGATTACACCACAAACAGCTATGAATCCAAGGGCAAAGGCCTCTCTTGCAATCTCCCTCTTGCTATTCATGATGCTCATATCTGCAGGTGATTATTTTAAGCTGAATCCCATCTTAGAAGCTGTAATGGATCACTTCTCATCATAGTTACTTGCTTTTCTCTTTGTAGGAATGATTGAGGCCTCAGGCATTGGGACAATCCCTCTCCACTCGCTTCACAAGGTAATAACATATGCATTAGTCATGTTTTTCCGACCGGAAAAAACTACATTGTATATGGCACCATGCAACAATACTAATATAGTAGCTTTGTAGTAATTctcttgtaataatattacaaacataatgtaaaaataacaTCATAAGACGTCTAAACATCACAATTTTGTTGCaacatgaaaaacaaaacatcGATTCAGCTAACATTCAATGCATGTTTTCCCAGGTGGGATGTGTGATCAGGGCAAATTCAAGAAAGCTTCTTGGATTGGACGCGGTGTTAGATTATGACTATGCCGGCCCCAACCCGAAGCACGACCCGAGGGGGAGGAGAGGAGGAGGTGGCAGCAGAAATCCAtgattctattattattttatagcaTTCTATGAGTTATATACTTTTTGGAC
This region of Sesamum indicum cultivar Zhongzhi No. 13 linkage group LG4, S_indicum_v1.0, whole genome shotgun sequence genomic DNA includes:
- the LOC110011903 gene encoding uncharacterized protein LOC110011903; the encoded protein is MNPRAKASLAISLLLFMMLISAGMIEASGIGTIPLHSLHKVGCVIRANSRKLLGLDAVLDYDYAGPNPKHDPRGRRGGGGSRNP